A single region of the Plantactinospora soyae genome encodes:
- a CDS encoding carbohydrate ABC transporter permease — translation MAVIASTPSSSTDTSAWTRWANIHRKWLFAAPAMVFVGALIIFPLAWTLYLSLTDAEGSVRAESEFIGFANYLEVLSDTDRFWPAVLRTVGFTGVALFFEVVLGMAVALLLWRPFRGEKWVRVAILMPLVATPVAVGMMWRLIFDPNIGMANQLLGWIGIGPQPWLAGQHSALPTTIFIDIWQWTPMVVLILLAGLTSLSNEPDEAARVDGANAWQRFRHITLPLLMPTVIVAILLRGIDALKTFDILYATKGRGGGSFHEVETLNVYAYGLSFDYNEYGISSTVLIIFFLIIIGSMWALTSRRKKAAR, via the coding sequence ATGGCAGTCATCGCATCCACCCCGTCGTCCTCGACCGACACGTCCGCCTGGACGCGTTGGGCGAACATTCACCGCAAGTGGCTCTTTGCCGCACCGGCCATGGTCTTCGTCGGTGCACTGATCATCTTTCCGCTCGCCTGGACGCTGTACCTCAGCCTCACCGACGCCGAGGGATCGGTCCGGGCCGAGTCCGAGTTCATCGGATTCGCGAACTACCTCGAAGTCCTCTCCGACACCGACCGGTTCTGGCCGGCCGTCCTGCGCACCGTCGGGTTCACCGGCGTCGCGCTGTTCTTCGAGGTCGTACTCGGAATGGCGGTCGCGCTGCTGTTGTGGCGGCCGTTCCGGGGCGAGAAGTGGGTCCGGGTCGCCATCCTGATGCCGCTGGTCGCGACCCCGGTCGCGGTCGGCATGATGTGGCGGCTCATCTTCGACCCCAACATCGGAATGGCGAACCAGCTGCTCGGCTGGATCGGCATCGGGCCGCAGCCCTGGCTGGCCGGCCAGCACAGCGCACTGCCGACAACGATCTTCATCGACATCTGGCAGTGGACGCCGATGGTCGTCCTGATCCTGCTCGCCGGCCTCACCTCGCTGTCCAACGAGCCGGACGAGGCGGCCCGGGTCGACGGCGCGAACGCCTGGCAGCGGTTCCGGCACATCACGCTGCCGCTGCTGATGCCGACGGTCATCGTCGCGATCCTGCTGCGCGGGATCGACGCCCTGAAGACCTTCGACATCCTCTACGCCACGAAGGGTCGCGGCGGCGGGTCGTTCCACGAGGTCGAAACCCTCAACGTGTACGCCTACGGCCTGAGCTTCGACTACAACGAGTACGGCATCTCCTCGACCGTCCTCATCATCTTCTTCCTGATCATCATCGGCTCGATGTGGGCACTGACCTCTCGGCGAAAGAAGGCTGCGCGATGA
- a CDS encoding ABC transporter substrate-binding protein, which produces MTLVNHVWTENIKQALPEFEKQTGLKVEVTQLGEDQLSDQYNVKLNAGSSDIDVMMYRPLQEGKLFAKNKYLADLTDKAKGNAAFGFDDFQAGPVQATSYEDKVVGVPIITEQEVLYYRKDLVQKAGFSAPPKTLDELKTMAAKIESENAGTAGFVARTGKAAAVTQFSSFLYSFGGDFVDDSGKSTVNTDQAKQAYAYYGGLLKDHGPDNISTDMSWSEAMAIFTQGKAAFYTEANSLYKNATDPAKSKVSDTVGFAPFPAGPAGSKPYNIPSWALGVNESSENQSNAWKFIEWAAGKEQALAQQKAGVPGARTSVWANPEGIATYPKDLADAIAVSTANGVGHDRPLVVKVAEAREIVGQPIVDAITGKDVAGSTTAAHEAFQKLLDEEK; this is translated from the coding sequence GTGACGCTGGTCAACCACGTCTGGACGGAAAACATAAAGCAGGCCCTGCCGGAGTTCGAGAAGCAGACCGGCCTGAAGGTAGAGGTCACCCAGCTGGGCGAGGACCAGCTCTCTGACCAGTACAACGTCAAGCTGAACGCCGGATCCAGCGACATCGACGTGATGATGTACCGGCCCCTCCAGGAGGGGAAGCTGTTCGCCAAGAACAAGTATCTGGCCGACCTGACCGACAAGGCCAAGGGGAACGCCGCCTTCGGCTTCGACGACTTCCAGGCCGGACCGGTCCAGGCGACCAGCTACGAGGACAAGGTGGTCGGCGTACCGATCATCACCGAGCAGGAGGTCCTGTACTACCGCAAGGACCTGGTGCAGAAGGCCGGCTTCAGCGCCCCGCCGAAGACCCTCGACGAGCTGAAGACCATGGCGGCGAAGATCGAGTCCGAGAACGCCGGCACCGCGGGCTTCGTCGCCCGGACCGGTAAGGCGGCTGCGGTCACCCAGTTCTCCAGCTTCCTCTACAGCTTCGGCGGCGACTTCGTCGACGACAGCGGCAAGTCCACGGTCAACACCGACCAGGCCAAGCAGGCGTACGCCTACTACGGCGGGCTGCTCAAGGACCACGGCCCGGACAACATCAGCACCGACATGAGCTGGTCCGAGGCGATGGCGATCTTCACCCAGGGCAAGGCCGCCTTCTACACCGAGGCCAACTCGCTCTACAAGAACGCCACCGACCCGGCCAAGTCGAAGGTCTCCGACACCGTCGGGTTCGCGCCGTTCCCGGCCGGCCCGGCCGGCTCGAAGCCGTACAACATCCCGTCGTGGGCGCTCGGCGTCAACGAGTCCTCGGAGAACCAGAGCAACGCCTGGAAGTTCATCGAGTGGGCGGCCGGCAAGGAGCAGGCGCTGGCGCAGCAGAAGGCCGGCGTCCCCGGCGCCCGTACCTCGGTCTGGGCCAACCCCGAGGGCATCGCGACGTACCCGAAGGACCTCGCGGACGCCATCGCGGTCAGCACCGCCAACGGTGTCGGCCACGACCGGCCGCTGGTCGTGAAGGTGGCCGAGGCACGCGAGATCGTCGGCCAGCCGATCGTCGACGCGATCACCGGCAAGGACGTCGCCGGCTCGACGACCGCGGCCCACGAGGCCTTCCAGAAGCTCCTGGACGAGGAGAAGTAA
- a CDS encoding FadR/GntR family transcriptional regulator gives MPSPEDASVRLGTAEPGLHARVLDLLGTAVCAGQLPPGSVLYIDDLVEQYAVSRSVVREVLRVLSSMGLVESRRRVGTLIRAASDWNVFDPQVIRWRLASAGRIAQLRSITELRAAVEPQAAALAAVRATPQEASDLIGLAAKMWAAGKAGDEAEFLRLDIEFHRQVLVDSGNEMFLKLHELVAEVLAGRYHYDLMPHYPHEEALQLHAEVAQAIQRHDGDRAKVAMVQIMEQAMKEMSAIWAQTEPIPVTGTVTPA, from the coding sequence ATGCCGTCACCAGAGGATGCGTCTGTCCGGCTCGGCACCGCCGAACCGGGCCTGCACGCCCGCGTGCTCGACCTCCTCGGCACGGCCGTCTGCGCCGGCCAGCTTCCGCCGGGGTCCGTGCTCTACATCGACGACCTCGTCGAGCAGTACGCCGTCTCCCGCTCGGTCGTCCGCGAGGTGCTGCGGGTGCTCTCCTCGATGGGACTCGTCGAGTCCCGTCGCCGGGTCGGCACCCTGATCCGGGCCGCCAGCGACTGGAACGTCTTCGACCCCCAGGTCATCCGCTGGCGACTCGCCTCGGCCGGCCGGATCGCCCAGCTCCGCTCGATCACCGAACTGCGGGCTGCGGTCGAGCCGCAGGCCGCCGCGCTCGCGGCCGTCCGGGCGACCCCGCAGGAGGCCAGTGACCTGATCGGACTCGCCGCGAAGATGTGGGCGGCCGGCAAGGCCGGCGACGAGGCCGAGTTCCTCCGGCTCGACATCGAGTTCCACCGGCAGGTGCTGGTCGACTCCGGCAACGAGATGTTCCTGAAGCTGCACGAACTTGTCGCCGAGGTGCTCGCCGGCCGGTACCACTACGACCTGATGCCGCACTACCCGCACGAGGAGGCGTTGCAACTGCACGCCGAGGTGGCGCAGGCGATCCAGCGGCACGACGGCGACCGTGCCAAGGTCGCGATGGTGCAGATCATGGAGCAGGCCATGAAGGAGATGAGCGCGATCTGGGCGCAGACCGAACCCATCCCGGTCACGGGGACGGTTACGCCGGCCTGA
- a CDS encoding transcriptional regulator encodes MSTGNDANTPAADPRSTGHPTNGLNDTVHQRHRLGILTIAAESERVEVAYLRTALELTPGNLSRHLAVLEEANLIQIERGYHGRRPKTWIKITQQGQNSLRAEINALQELLRRHQSSAPKAR; translated from the coding sequence GTGAGCACTGGGAATGACGCCAACACCCCGGCCGCCGACCCGAGAAGCACCGGGCACCCGACGAACGGCCTCAACGACACCGTCCACCAGCGTCACCGACTCGGCATCCTCACCATCGCGGCGGAATCCGAGCGAGTGGAGGTCGCCTACCTGCGCACCGCACTCGAACTCACCCCCGGCAACCTCTCCCGACACCTTGCCGTGCTCGAGGAGGCGAATCTGATCCAGATCGAGCGGGGCTACCACGGCCGACGACCCAAGACCTGGATCAAGATCACCCAACAAGGGCAGAACTCGCTACGCGCCGAGATCAACGCACTCCAAGAACTCCTCCGCCGCCACCAGAGCAGCGCGCCAAAAGCTCGCTGA
- a CDS encoding RNA polymerase sigma factor, with the protein MTTHTVDRDSVDAGDLAGLFDRYARELLRYCARRVGDDVAEDVVAETFLLAYERRERYDPGKGAVLPWLYGIATNLLRRHLRTEIRLLRTAAPIDVVAEGPALRSAERVDAQRSVARLRVVLAELPRRQRDVLMLYAVADLEYGEIATALDIPLGSVRSALHRARTKVRAVLSVEGESR; encoded by the coding sequence ATGACAACGCACACCGTCGATCGGGATTCCGTCGATGCCGGTGACCTCGCCGGGTTGTTCGACCGGTATGCCCGGGAGCTGTTGCGGTACTGCGCGCGGCGGGTCGGCGACGACGTCGCGGAGGACGTGGTGGCCGAGACCTTTCTGCTCGCGTACGAGCGGAGGGAGAGGTACGACCCGGGCAAGGGCGCGGTGCTGCCGTGGCTGTACGGCATCGCCACCAACCTGTTGCGCCGGCACCTGCGCACCGAGATCCGGCTACTGCGTACGGCCGCCCCGATCGACGTGGTCGCCGAGGGACCGGCCCTGCGTAGCGCCGAACGGGTCGACGCGCAGAGGTCCGTCGCCCGGCTCCGCGTGGTACTCGCCGAGCTGCCCCGCAGACAGCGGGACGTGCTGATGCTCTACGCGGTCGCCGACCTGGAGTACGGCGAGATCGCTACCGCGCTCGACATCCCGCTGGGATCGGTTCGGTCGGCCCTGCACCGGGCGCGAACCAAGGTGCGTGCCGTCCTTTCCGTAGAAGGAGAGTCCCGATGA